In the Balaenoptera acutorostrata chromosome 7, mBalAcu1.1, whole genome shotgun sequence genome, one interval contains:
- the THAP5 gene encoding THAP domain-containing protein 5 → MPRYCAAICCKNRRGRNSKDRKLSFYPFPLHDKERLEKWLKNMKRDSWVPSKYQFLCSDHFTPDSLDIRWGIRYLKQTAIPTIFSLPEDNQEKDPSKKKSQKKKLKDDKEICLKAKSEESFSSNEPKKNTVDTDVVPEHAELLDSSALVKPPDPKTESVQNNVLTFNLLKQDARKSEPTLETSVNQDIGIGGFHTSFENLNSTTITLTTSNSEGIQQSLEAQEVLEITTNHLANPHFTNNSVEIKSAQENPFLFSTITQRVEELNTNKESVIAIFVPTENSKPTINSFIPAPKEKVEMEEDIDVEDSYKDVDYEMEVLQIEHSYCRQDVSKEHLWQKVSKLHSKITLLELQEQQTLGRLKSLEALIRQLKQENRLSEENVKIIENHFTTYEVTMI, encoded by the exons ATGCCCCGCTATTGCGCAGCGATTTGCTGTAAGAACCGCCGGGGACGAAACAGTAAAGACCGGAAGCTGAGTTTTTACCC GTTTCCTCTACATGACAAAGAAAGActtgaaaaatggttaaagaatatGAAACGAGATTCATGGGTTCCCAGTAAATACCAGTTCCTGTGTAGTGACCATTTTACTCCTGACTCTCTTGACATCAGATGGGGTATTCGCTATTTGAAACAAACTGCAATTCCAACAATATTTTCTTTGCCTGAAGACAATCAG gaGAAAgacccttccaaaaaaaaatctcagaagaaaaaattgaaagatGATAAAGAAATATGCCTAAAAGCCAAGTCAGAAGAGTCATTTTCATCAAATGAGCCAAAGAAGAATACAGTTGACACAGATGTCGTCCCTGAACATGCAGAATTACTTGATTCATCTGCCTTGGTAAAGCCACCAGATCCAAAAACAGAAAGTGTACAAAATAATGTATTAACTTTTAATCTGCTTAAACAAGATGCCAGAAAATCAGAACCTACCTTGGAAACATCAGTTAATCAAGACATAGGTATAGGTGGTTTTCACACATCTTTTGAGAATCTAAATTCTACAACTATTACTTTGACAACTTCAAATTCAGAAGGTATTCAGCAGTCTTTGGAAGCCCAAGAAGTGCTTGAAATAACTACCAATCATCTTGCTAACccacattttacaaataattctGTGGAAATTAAGTCAGCACAGGAAAATCCATTCTTGTTCAGCACAATTACTCAAAGAGttgaagaattaaacacaaataAAGAATCTGTTATTGCCATTTTTGTACCTACAGAAAATTCCAAACCTACAATTAATTCTTTTATACCTGCCCCCAAAGAAAAGGTGGAAATGGAAGAAGACATAGATGTTGAAGACTCATATAAGGATGTAGACTATGAGATGGAAGTTTTACAGATTGAGCATTCTTACTGCAGACAAGATGTAAGTAAGGAACATCTTTGGCAGAAAGTCTCTAAACTACATTCAAAGATAACTCTCCTTGAGTTACAAGAACAACAAACTCTAGGAAGATTGAAGTCTTTGGAAGCTCTTATAAGGCAGCTAAAACAGGAAAACCGGCTATCTGAAGAAAATGTCAAGATTATAGAAAACCATTTCACAACGTATGAAGTTACTATGATATAG
- the DNAJB9 gene encoding dnaJ homolog subfamily B member 9 — protein sequence MATPQSVFIFAICILMITELILASKSYYDILGVPKSASERQIKKAFHKLAMKYHPDKNKSPDAEAKFREIAEAYETLSDANRRKEYDTLGHSAFTNGKGQRASGSPFEQSFNFNFDDLFKDFGFFGQNQNTRSKKHFENHFQAHQDGSSRQRHHFQEFSFGGGLFDDMFEDMEKMFSFSGFDTTTNRHTVQTENSFHGSSKHCRTVTQRKGNMVTTYTDCSGQ from the exons ATGGCTACTCCCCAGTCAGTTTTCATCTTtgcaatctgcattttaatgatAACCGAATTAATTTTGGCCTCAAAAAGTTACTATGATATCTTAGGTGTGCCAAAGTCAGCATCAGAGCGCCAAATCAAGAAGGCCTTTCACAAGTTGGCCATGAAGTACCATCCTGATAAAAATAAGAGTCCTGATGCTGAAGCAAAATTCAGAGAGATTGCAGAAG cataTGAAACACTCTCAGATGCTAATAGGCGAAAAGAATATGATACGCTTGGACATAGTGCTTTTACTAATGGTAAAGGACAAAGAGCTAGTGGAAGTCCTTTTGAGCAGTCGTTTAACTTCAATTTTGATGACTTATTTAAAGACTTTGGTTTTTTTGGTCAAAACCAAAACACTCGGTCCAAGAAGCATTTTGAAAATCACTTCCAGGCACACCAGGATGGTTCCAGTAGACAAAGGCACCATTTCCAGGAGTTTTCTTTTGGAGGTGGGTTGTTTGATGACATGtttgaagatatggagaaaatgttttcttttagtgGTTTTGACACCACCACCAATCGACATACAGTACAGACTGAAAATAGCTTCCATGGATCTAGCAAGCACTGTAGGACTGTCACTCAACGAAAAGGAAATATGGTTACTACATACACTGACTGTTCAGGGCAGTAg